The following is a genomic window from Pseudothermotoga thermarum DSM 5069.
GTTCTTTCGGAAATATACAAAACACACCTAGATCCAAGGATAGGTTATCTTCATACAACGAATAATCGCAGATTCACATTAAACCTAGATGTTGCTGAGATTTTCAAGCCAGTCATTGTTGATAGGTTGATCTTTGCTCTTGTAAATAGAAAACAAATAAAGAAAAATGATTTTGAACCAATTGTCAACGGACTTGTTTTAAAAGAAAAAGCAAGACAAACTTTCATTCGAGCCTTTGAAGATAGACTTAAAGAAACTGTTTACCATCGAAGTCTAAAACGAAACGTTTCTTATAGAAGCCTGATAAGAATGGAAATTTATAAAATAGAAAAACATTTGATGGAAGATGAGGAGTACAAACCGTATATTTTCGAGGGATAAAGATGTACGTAATAGTTTGTTATGACATAGAAGTTGAAAGAGTCGCAAAAGCTTTAAAAATTTGTAGGAAGTATCTAAACTGGGTACAAAACTCGGTTTTTGAAGGACAAATAACAAGAGGAAATCTTGAGCGATTAAAACATGAACTATCAAAAATCGTCAAAGATAGCGATAGTATCAGATTCTACATATTCCAAAGTGAAGATGTCTTCGAACTCGAAATTTTGGGACAAGACAAATGCATGAACGATCTTATAATTTGAAAACTTGGAGGTGGTACACTTGATAGATAAACTTATAAGACTGTCAAAGATTTATCCACCAAAGGATTTGATTGAAAACCTTTCCAGACCCTTAACTGCGAAACAGGGCTTTGCGATCAAAATAAGCAGGGATGCTTTTGAGGATGTCATTGTGATAGATCAAACGAAAAAGCTGCTTTTTTACGACCAAAAAGGAAATGTTTCTGGGAAAAGTCCAACTGTGAAAATCAGCGGTTCTAATGTTGATGATTTCAAAAAAGTCGTTAAAAAAGTTGCTGAGTTTTTCAACGAAACGGCTTTACAGAACGTTTATGAAACCATCGTCGGTAACCTAGAAGCCATAACTGAAAAAGCTTTTCAAAAATATTCTGAAAGCTTAGGTAAAGACAAACCAAGTTTCTTCACCGTGATAATTGATGGAAAATTTCCAGAGGATCATCCTATAGTAAGGGAAATTTTTGTGGAAAGAGTTATGGAGAAATCAAAATCTGGAATCGACGGAATCTGCGCAACATGCGGTAAGAAAACAAAAGTCACAGCCAGTGCCAATCAAGTTTTCAAGTTTATAACTTTTGACAAACCAGGATTTTGTCCAAATTTAGATAAATCGCAAGCTGTAAAAGTTTTCCCAATATGCGAAAATTGCCTTTTGCTGCTGGAGAATGCCTCAAATTTGATCAAAAACAAGTTAACCTTTGACTTTGTGGGAAGCAACCTTTGGATTATCCCATCCATCGTTGGAGATGATCCAGAAATACTCAAAGCTGTAACGGAAAAAATCGCTTCTATAGGGATTGGCAGTGTTGAAATAACCGCATCGAAAACACTCCGAGATTTTTCAAAACTGGAATTAAGCGCAGAAGAGATTCTTTCAGAAGAAGGGGAAAATGTTCTCTATGATTTTCTGCTCATTAAGCAGTCTCAAAGTCAACAGAGAATAGAGCTTCATGTAAGCGAAGTTTCCCCAACAAGGTTGAGAAAACTTTATGAATGTTCCAAAAGTATCTCTAAGCTTTTTGAGGAAAATGGTTTGGATATTTCAATGGAGAAAAGTTCTTTCAAACCGGGATTTGAACAGCTTTGGTATTTGTTTGGAAAACCAGCTGCTGATGAGGCAGGTAGGAAAGAATATCTCAACCTCGTTGAAGCTTGTTTTACACAAAATCAGTTTAACTATGACAGATTTCTTTGGTACATCATGAAAAAATTGAGACAAACTTTCCACCAGTTTCCCGAAAATCTCAAAAATGACGCTCTGAGCGCGTTTGGAAACTTGCTTTACTTGACAGCGATAAATGTTTTACGGCCAACCCAAGGAGGTGCGAAAATGCCTCAAGAAGAGGGTATTTTCGATAGTTTCTTTGACAAATTCAAAGAGTTCTTCGACGAACCTTGGAAAAAAGCAGTCTTTTTAACAGGTGTTCTTGTCAAACGAGTTATGGAAGTACAGGAATCAAGAAAGGGAAAGTCGCCTTTTCTCAAGAAACTTGGTGGGCTTAAGATGAATTACAACCAAATTAAGTATTTACTCACAGAATCTTGGAAAAAATTGCAGCAGTACGATGCGTTCCAAAGTAGTGATGAAATATTGTTCTCCGAGGCATCAAAGTATTTCCTGCAAGCTTCAGATGTTAAAGCCAGTATTGATTTGCTAAACTTTGTTCTTACTCTTGGCATGACTTTCCCCAGAAATCTTCTGCTTAAAAACTTTGAAAGAAAGGTTGAGGGGGTGTCTGTGAATGAATAATTTGAATGAAGTAATCAGAAATCGTTCTGAACTGCTGTTTCTCTACGATGTCAAATGGGCAAATCCCAATGGAGATCCATTGGAAGAGAACAAACCAAGGATTGATGAAGAAACCGAAAGATGTATTGTAAGCGACGTAAGGCTTAAAAGAACCATTAGAGACGAGTTAATGGCAATGGGTGAAACTATCTGGGTATCCGGAGAAGCGGTAACACCTGATGAAAGGGCAAAAGAACTTGAGATAACAAGCGAAGAAGACGCAACAAAGAAGTGTATCGACGTACGGTTGTTTGGCGGAGTTATGCCCATCAAACCGAAAGAAAAGGGAGCAAAAGGGCAATCGATCAATCTCACAGGTCCTGTGCAATTTCGATTCGGTATGAGCCTTCATCCAGTGAAAGTCGTGTTCATGCAAGGTACAGCTGCTTTCACAAGCGAAGCAAAAGCTGAACAGAGAAGCTTTAGAGAAGAATACGTGATCCCATACGCGCTGATATGCTTTTACGGTGTGGCCAACGAGAATAGTGCCAAAAAGACAAATTTGACAGAACAAGATATGCAAAAACTTCTAAAGGCGATGTGGAACGGAACAAAGAATTTGATCACTCGCTCGAAAATGGAGCACAACCCAAGACTTCTTTTAAGAATAATCTACAAAGAAGGGCAAAACTTTCACATCGGAGAATTGGACAGCTATATATCTTTCGTGGCAGAAAAAAGTCCAAAAGAGCTAAGGGATATTTCCGATTTGCAATTGGATGTAACGATGCTAATGGATGCTTTAGGGAAGAATAAAGATAAAATAGAAAAAGTACAATTGATCATAGATGAGCGACTAAAAATGCTTAAAAATAATTCTCCAACATGCATCGTAAGAGAACTACAAGAACTTGGAATAAAATTCGAAAATATAGCACAGCTGATGGGATGATGAACATGAAGATTTTGGTTTTTGATGTCAAAGGAAAATTTGCGCTTTTTAGAAGATCTTATACAACCACAAGCTCAACTACTTATCCTTTTCCACCTAGGACTGCTATTTGTGGAATAATAGCAGCAATACTTGGAATAGAAAATCCACCCGACAGACCAAGCTGGTATCTACGAAAGTTTGACAATGCGAGAATTTCGATAAGACTTTTGAATCCGATCAAGAAAATCCGGCTTGGGATAAACTACGTTGAGACAAAACCTGATAAAGACACCCCAAGAACGCAGATTCTCGCCGAGATCATAAAAGATCCGGCATATAGAATTTACATCTCTGAGTTCGAAAAATTCGACGAGCTTGTTAAGTTAATTCGCTCTCATGAATGTGTTTTCACCCCGTACCTTGGTCTTAGTGAATTCATCGCCGATTTCAGTTATGTTGGGGTTTTTGAAGCAAAAAAAGTATCTTTACCTACTTTAGTCAACAGCGTCGTCAAAATAATCGATGGAACTAAATCGTTCCCCGAAAGAGGAACCGCGCTGATCCGTGAAAGAATGGTTCTTAGGATGGACGATAAAAGAACCCCGTTAGAATTTGCAGAGTACTGGGTTGAAAAAAATGGTAAGGCTTTGCAAATACTTGAATACAGCGAAGACATTTTG
Proteins encoded in this region:
- the cas2 gene encoding CRISPR-associated endonuclease Cas2; translation: MYVIVCYDIEVERVAKALKICRKYLNWVQNSVFEGQITRGNLERLKHELSKIVKDSDSIRFYIFQSEDVFELEILGQDKCMNDLII
- a CDS encoding TIGR02556 family CRISPR-associated protein, with product MIDKLIRLSKIYPPKDLIENLSRPLTAKQGFAIKISRDAFEDVIVIDQTKKLLFYDQKGNVSGKSPTVKISGSNVDDFKKVVKKVAEFFNETALQNVYETIVGNLEAITEKAFQKYSESLGKDKPSFFTVIIDGKFPEDHPIVREIFVERVMEKSKSGIDGICATCGKKTKVTASANQVFKFITFDKPGFCPNLDKSQAVKVFPICENCLLLLENASNLIKNKLTFDFVGSNLWIIPSIVGDDPEILKAVTEKIASIGIGSVEITASKTLRDFSKLELSAEEILSEEGENVLYDFLLIKQSQSQQRIELHVSEVSPTRLRKLYECSKSISKLFEENGLDISMEKSSFKPGFEQLWYLFGKPAADEAGRKEYLNLVEACFTQNQFNYDRFLWYIMKKLRQTFHQFPENLKNDALSAFGNLLYLTAINVLRPTQGGAKMPQEEGIFDSFFDKFKEFFDEPWKKAVFLTGVLVKRVMEVQESRKGKSPFLKKLGGLKMNYNQIKYLLTESWKKLQQYDAFQSSDEILFSEASKYFLQASDVKASIDLLNFVLTLGMTFPRNLLLKNFERKVEGVSVNE
- the cas7b gene encoding type I-B CRISPR-associated protein Cas7/Csh2 yields the protein MNNLNEVIRNRSELLFLYDVKWANPNGDPLEENKPRIDEETERCIVSDVRLKRTIRDELMAMGETIWVSGEAVTPDERAKELEITSEEDATKKCIDVRLFGGVMPIKPKEKGAKGQSINLTGPVQFRFGMSLHPVKVVFMQGTAAFTSEAKAEQRSFREEYVIPYALICFYGVANENSAKKTNLTEQDMQKLLKAMWNGTKNLITRSKMEHNPRLLLRIIYKEGQNFHIGELDSYISFVAEKSPKELRDISDLQLDVTMLMDALGKNKDKIEKVQLIIDERLKMLKNNSPTCIVRELQELGIKFENIAQLMG
- the cas5b gene encoding type I-B CRISPR-associated protein Cas5b — translated: MKILVFDVKGKFALFRRSYTTTSSTTYPFPPRTAICGIIAAILGIENPPDRPSWYLRKFDNARISIRLLNPIKKIRLGINYVETKPDKDTPRTQILAEIIKDPAYRIYISEFEKFDELVKLIRSHECVFTPYLGLSEFIADFSYVGVFEAKKVSLPTLVNSVVKIIDGTKSFPERGTALIRERMVLRMDDKRTPLEFAEYWVEKNGKALQILEYSEDILEIEELNERICWID